One segment of Streptomyces sp. NBC_00576 DNA contains the following:
- the coaD gene encoding pantetheine-phosphate adenylyltransferase — MRRAVCPGSFDPITNGHLDIISRASRLYDEVYVAVMINKSKKGLFEVDERIDLIRQVTAEFGNVRVESFHGLLVDFCKQRDIPAIVKGLRAVSDFDYELQMAQMNNGLSGVETLFVPTNPTYSFLSSSLVKEVAAWGGDVSHLVPPLVLEALDGRLKKD; from the coding sequence GTGCGCCGCGCCGTCTGTCCCGGGTCGTTCGACCCGATCACCAACGGACACCTCGACATCATTTCCCGCGCCTCCCGTCTGTACGACGAGGTCTATGTCGCGGTCATGATCAACAAATCCAAGAAGGGCCTCTTCGAGGTCGACGAACGGATCGACCTGATCCGCCAGGTAACCGCCGAGTTCGGCAACGTGCGGGTCGAGTCCTTCCACGGCCTCCTCGTCGACTTCTGCAAGCAGCGCGACATTCCGGCCATCGTCAAGGGCCTGCGCGCCGTCAGCGACTTCGACTACGAACTCCAGATGGCCCAGATGAACAACGGACTGTCCGGTGTCGAGACGCTCTTCGTACCGACCAACCCCACCTACAGCTTCCTCTCCTCCTCGCTCGTCAAGGAGGTCGCCGCCTGGGGCGGGGACGTCTCCCACCTTGTGCCGCCGCTCGTCCTGGAAGCCCTCGACGGCCGCCTCAAGAAGGACTGA
- the recG gene encoding ATP-dependent DNA helicase RecG, translating into MDLVPALEEPLKQPLKSVLGPATAKVMAEHLGLHTVGDLLHHYPRRYEERGQLTHLADLPMDEHVTVVAQVADARLHTFASSKARGGKGQRLEVTITDGSGRLQLVFFGHGVHKPHKELLPGTRALFAGKVSVFNRRLQLAHPAYELLRGDTDEAAETVDSWAGALIPMYPATAKLESWKIAKSVQTVLPSAQEAVDPLPPSLREGRGLATLPEALLKIHRPHTKADIDDARTRLKWDEAFVLQIALARRRHADAQLPAVPRRPTPDGLLTAFDAKLPFTLTEGQQKVSKEIFDDLAAEHPMHRLLQGEVGSGKTMVALRAMLAVVDAGGQAAMLAPTEVLAQQHHRSITEMMGELAEGGMLGGADKATKVVLLTGSMGTAARRQALLDLVTGEAGLVIGTHALIEDKVQFHDLGLVVVDEQHRFGVEQRDALRGKGKQPPHLLVMTATPIPRTVAMTVFGDLETSVLDQLPAGRSPIASHVVPAADKPHFLARAWERVREDVENGHQAYVVCPRIGDDVDEPVDPKKAGKKKSPEDEAEKRPPLAVVEVAEQLIRGPLQGLKVEILHGRMHPDDKDAVMRRFAAGETDVLVATTVIEVGVNVPNATAMVIMDADRFGVSQLHQLRGRVGRGSAAGLCLLVSEMPEASPARQRLNSVAATLDGFELSRIDLEQRREGDVLGQAQSGARTSLRMLTVIDDEEIIAEAREEAAAIVAADPELERLPGLRTALDALLDEEREQYLDKG; encoded by the coding sequence ATGGATCTCGTGCCCGCACTGGAAGAACCACTGAAGCAACCACTGAAATCAGTGCTCGGCCCCGCCACCGCGAAGGTGATGGCCGAGCACCTCGGCCTGCACACCGTCGGCGACCTCCTGCACCACTATCCGCGCAGGTACGAGGAGCGGGGCCAGCTCACCCACCTGGCCGACCTCCCCATGGACGAGCACGTGACGGTGGTCGCCCAGGTGGCCGACGCACGCCTGCACACCTTCGCGTCCTCGAAGGCCCGAGGGGGCAAGGGCCAGCGCCTCGAAGTGACCATCACGGACGGCAGCGGCCGACTCCAACTGGTCTTCTTCGGCCACGGAGTCCACAAACCCCACAAGGAACTCCTCCCCGGCACCCGCGCACTGTTCGCCGGCAAGGTGTCGGTCTTCAACCGCCGCCTGCAACTGGCCCATCCGGCGTACGAGTTGCTGCGCGGCGACACCGACGAGGCGGCGGAGACGGTCGACTCCTGGGCGGGCGCCCTGATCCCGATGTACCCGGCCACGGCGAAGCTGGAGTCCTGGAAGATCGCCAAGTCGGTGCAGACGGTCCTGCCCAGCGCCCAGGAGGCCGTCGACCCGCTGCCCCCCTCCCTCCGGGAGGGCAGGGGCCTCGCCACCCTTCCCGAGGCACTTCTGAAGATCCACCGCCCGCACACCAAGGCGGACATCGACGACGCGCGCACCCGCCTCAAGTGGGACGAGGCGTTCGTCCTCCAGATCGCCCTGGCCCGCCGCCGCCACGCCGACGCCCAACTCCCGGCGGTCCCCCGCAGACCGACCCCGGACGGCCTGCTCACCGCCTTCGACGCGAAACTGCCCTTCACCCTCACCGAGGGCCAGCAGAAGGTCTCCAAGGAGATCTTCGACGACCTGGCCGCGGAACACCCGATGCACCGGCTGCTCCAGGGGGAGGTGGGTTCGGGAAAGACGATGGTGGCCCTCCGCGCCATGCTCGCCGTCGTCGACGCGGGCGGACAGGCCGCGATGCTCGCGCCCACCGAGGTGCTCGCCCAGCAGCACCACCGGTCGATCACCGAGATGATGGGGGAGCTGGCGGAGGGCGGAATGCTCGGCGGCGCCGACAAGGCCACCAAGGTGGTGCTCCTGACCGGCTCCATGGGCACCGCGGCCCGCCGTCAGGCGCTGCTGGACCTCGTCACGGGTGAGGCGGGGCTCGTGATCGGCACGCACGCGTTGATCGAGGACAAGGTCCAGTTCCACGACCTCGGGCTGGTCGTCGTCGACGAACAGCACCGCTTCGGCGTCGAACAGCGCGACGCCCTGCGCGGCAAGGGCAAACAGCCCCCGCACCTCCTCGTCATGACGGCCACACCCATCCCGCGCACGGTCGCCATGACCGTCTTCGGCGACCTGGAGACATCGGTCCTGGACCAGCTCCCGGCCGGCCGCTCGCCGATCGCCAGCCATGTCGTCCCGGCCGCCGACAAACCCCACTTCCTGGCGCGCGCGTGGGAGCGCGTGCGCGAGGACGTGGAGAACGGCCATCAGGCGTATGTGGTCTGCCCCCGTATCGGCGACGACGTCGACGAGCCCGTCGACCCGAAGAAGGCCGGAAAGAAGAAGTCTCCCGAGGACGAGGCCGAGAAGCGCCCGCCGCTCGCCGTCGTGGAGGTGGCCGAGCAACTCATCCGAGGCCCTCTCCAGGGGCTGAAGGTCGAGATCCTGCACGGCCGTATGCACCCCGACGACAAGGACGCCGTGATGCGCCGCTTCGCCGCCGGTGAGACGGACGTACTGGTGGCCACCACGGTCATCGAGGTCGGCGTCAACGTGCCCAACGCGACCGCGATGGTGATCATGGACGCCGACCGTTTCGGCGTCTCCCAGCTCCACCAGCTCCGGGGCCGCGTCGGCCGTGGCTCGGCTGCCGGTCTCTGTCTCCTGGTCAGCGAGATGCCCGAGGCGAGCCCGGCCCGTCAGCGCCTCAACTCCGTCGCCGCCACCCTCGACGGCTTCGAACTGTCCCGCATCGACCTCGAACAACGCCGCGAGGGAGACGTCCTGGGCCAGGCCCAGTCCGGCGCCCGCACCTCCCTGCGGATGCTCACCGTCATCGACGACGAGGAGATCATCGCGGAGGCGAGGGAGGAGGCGGCGGCCATCGTCGCGGCGGACCCCGAGCTGGAGCGTCTCCCGGGCTTGCGTACGGCACTGGACGCGCTCCTGGACGAGGAGAGAGAGCAGTACCTGGACAAGGGGTAA
- a CDS encoding HSP90 family protein, whose protein sequence is MDSQTSQSSQASQSPHTFQVDLRGLVDLLSHHLYSSPRVYLRELLQNAVDAITARRAEQPDAPARVRLYAEGGTLRVEDSGVGLTEADVHNLLATIGRSSKRADPGGIQEARSEFLGQFGIGLLACFVVAERIRVVSRSARTPDAPPVEWTAADDGSYTVRTLPAEARPEPGTTVHLVARPGAGEWLTEERVLALARDFGSLLPYDVRVGDEAVTDLPAPWNRPYPSPATRRVALQRHCHDLFGFTPLDSIDLDVPLAGIRGVAYVLPSSVSPAQRASHRVHLKGMLLTERAEQLLPDWAFFVRCVLDTDSLRPTASRESLYEDETLAAVREALGERIRSWLTGLAAGDPERLAAFLSVHHLGVKSLARHDREMLRTMLPWLPFETTDGQLSLEEFAQRHPVVHFTRTVEEYRQVAPIASAQGVGVVNGGYTYDSELIEALPSVRPGTVVAELDADTVTAHLDTVDPAEELALSAFLGAARVRLDPLGCDVVLRAFHPLSVPALHLDDRAARHEQARAEAAEQADDLWAGILGSLRGSAPRARLVLNHLNPLIRRISSLDDPELIGTATESLYGQALLMAQRPLRPADSALLNRAFIGLLEWATHSDPTEPTEDGRR, encoded by the coding sequence ATGGACTCCCAGACCTCACAGTCATCCCAGGCATCCCAGTCACCGCATACGTTCCAGGTCGACCTGCGCGGCCTCGTGGACCTGCTCTCCCATCACCTCTACTCCAGCCCCAGGGTCTATCTGCGCGAGCTGCTGCAGAACGCCGTGGACGCGATCACCGCCCGGCGTGCCGAGCAGCCCGACGCCCCGGCGCGGGTGCGGCTGTACGCCGAGGGCGGCACCCTGCGGGTCGAGGACTCCGGGGTCGGCCTCACCGAGGCGGACGTGCACAACCTTCTTGCGACCATCGGCCGCAGTTCCAAGCGGGCGGACCCCGGCGGCATCCAGGAGGCGCGTTCGGAGTTTCTCGGCCAGTTCGGCATCGGACTGCTGGCCTGTTTCGTCGTGGCCGAGCGGATCAGGGTCGTCAGCCGCAGCGCCCGTACGCCGGACGCCCCGCCCGTGGAGTGGACGGCCGCGGACGACGGTTCGTACACCGTGCGTACGCTGCCCGCCGAGGCTCGGCCCGAACCGGGCACCACCGTGCACCTGGTGGCACGGCCCGGGGCCGGCGAGTGGCTCACCGAGGAGCGTGTGCTGGCGCTGGCGCGGGACTTCGGGTCACTGCTGCCGTACGACGTGCGGGTGGGCGACGAGGCCGTCACCGATCTGCCCGCGCCCTGGAACCGTCCGTATCCGTCGCCCGCCACCCGAAGGGTGGCCCTTCAGCGGCACTGTCACGACCTGTTCGGGTTCACGCCGTTGGACTCGATCGACCTTGACGTGCCGCTCGCCGGGATCCGCGGGGTGGCGTACGTCCTGCCGTCCTCGGTGAGTCCGGCGCAGCGTGCGAGTCACCGGGTGCATCTGAAGGGCATGCTGCTCACCGAGCGGGCCGAACAGCTGCTGCCCGACTGGGCGTTCTTCGTGCGGTGCGTGCTCGACACCGACAGTCTGCGGCCGACCGCTTCGCGCGAGTCGTTGTACGAGGACGAGACGCTGGCCGCCGTACGGGAGGCGTTGGGCGAGAGGATCCGCTCCTGGCTGACCGGGCTCGCGGCCGGTGATCCGGAGCGGCTGGCCGCGTTCCTGTCGGTTCACCACCTGGGTGTCAAGTCGCTGGCCAGGCACGACAGGGAGATGTTGCGCACGATGCTGCCGTGGCTCCCCTTCGAGACGACCGACGGGCAGCTGTCCCTGGAGGAGTTCGCACAGCGCCACCCGGTGGTGCACTTCACGCGCACCGTCGAGGAGTACCGGCAGGTCGCGCCGATCGCGTCCGCGCAGGGCGTCGGCGTCGTCAACGGCGGCTACACGTACGACAGTGAGCTGATCGAGGCGCTGCCGTCGGTACGCCCGGGAACCGTGGTCGCCGAGCTGGACGCGGACACCGTGACCGCGCACCTGGACACGGTCGACCCGGCCGAGGAGCTGGCCCTGTCGGCCTTCCTGGGGGCCGCGCGCGTCAGACTCGACCCCCTCGGGTGCGATGTCGTCCTGCGCGCCTTCCACCCGCTGTCCGTGCCCGCGCTGCATCTGGACGACCGGGCGGCCCGGCACGAGCAGGCGCGCGCCGAGGCCGCGGAGCAGGCCGACGACCTGTGGGCCGGCATCCTCGGCTCGCTGCGGGGCAGCGCCCCGCGCGCGCGGCTGGTGCTCAACCATCTCAACCCGCTGATCCGGAGGATCAGTTCCCTGGACGACCCGGAACTGATCGGCACCGCCACGGAGTCCTTGTACGGGCAGGCCCTGCTCATGGCGCAGCGCCCGCTGCGGCCCGCGGACTCCGCGCTGCTGAACCGTGCGTTCATCGGCCTCCTGGAGTGGGCCACCCACAGCGATCCCACGGAGCCCACGGAGGACGGCCGGCGATGA
- a CDS encoding tetratricopeptide repeat protein: MSEIKDFDALREAMALNAEQPEGPARNARAEQLLAEAEKLNIPLAVIEALGHQLKAYNYSSEKDRMFVPFARLLRMWDERPEDFDEYEVHTLHWVFKWMTTGMLDQPHIPLASIEKWLGEMEHRYRLAGHSERAVRGAEFSVAAHVGDLARAERAYAAWLAADRDSMADCHACELHSQGWWQAERGADAEAIDLWRPVLEGEFTCAHEPHTVLASSLGPLLRLGRLDEARAHHLRGFRLVRPMESMRGAYADHVEFCALTGNEARGLELLAERPAYFTDSGQPRSQMDFLAAVTLLMGRLTGLGMGAQSVPGPAGRDWTARELAVHAREEALSLSARFDLRNGTSYVGDDVRARMDQAPLVDRLPLGVRAARGIPAPRRAPVESMVTATSMDSPDQQTDAPGDLPALLADARRMSDALLPHAMEAWAAVWRAAEDVELPAADRAEIVDHRAMEGGPEGIALFERAAELYAEAGDPGEALAARARAAYARALEGDVDAALTAVSEPYEEVLALYSDEGTGVRQAAAVLMGRARILMRQVEETGTDQSLAAAENAVRELLAFVDGHAGDDVRLASRGAEAQAMLGELATRTGDLARAAELFARSTEAFVAAGLPWFAVEYEARLAGLAHHLGDVAGAERALRGALEHGGAYLEAAGQAQLNLQLAEILGARDEVTEAADRALDAAHWADEAGEGPTLGAWARHLLGGFLLRQGRWAEAAEVLESALPDLGTETHGDGAVVQTLWWLGDCLGELGEHRESAERRLKAAEIARHWPEQQDHATLAHLAAESLGLAGLPAEADQAYERAGDLWDSLGNVHGLVRALRARAWLALRTEAGLDGARRRMGDAVRECAQALSEAEDLESREQLGAELAHTHRQFGDLLARSAAEDAEDGAIEAAFEAALAQMTKAIAVFSSLGEEGLHGRTGAELAAGWLEADLSRPSEAAARARGVLIAYEAFDDSDEEAGARRAEAEQMLQLMEEQEA; the protein is encoded by the coding sequence ATGAGCGAGATCAAGGACTTCGACGCCCTCCGGGAGGCCATGGCGCTGAACGCGGAGCAGCCCGAGGGACCGGCCCGCAACGCGCGCGCGGAGCAGCTGCTGGCCGAGGCCGAGAAGCTGAACATCCCGCTCGCCGTGATCGAGGCGCTCGGACACCAGCTGAAGGCCTACAACTACAGCTCCGAGAAGGACCGGATGTTCGTCCCCTTCGCGCGTCTGCTGCGCATGTGGGACGAGCGGCCCGAGGACTTCGACGAGTACGAGGTCCACACGCTGCACTGGGTCTTCAAGTGGATGACCACGGGCATGCTGGACCAGCCGCACATCCCGCTGGCCTCCATCGAGAAGTGGCTCGGCGAGATGGAGCACCGCTACCGGCTCGCCGGGCACTCCGAACGGGCCGTGCGCGGTGCCGAGTTCAGTGTGGCCGCGCATGTCGGCGACCTGGCGCGGGCCGAACGGGCGTACGCCGCCTGGCTGGCCGCCGACCGCGACAGCATGGCCGACTGCCACGCCTGCGAACTGCACAGCCAGGGCTGGTGGCAGGCCGAACGGGGCGCGGACGCCGAGGCCATCGACCTGTGGCGGCCGGTCCTGGAGGGCGAGTTCACGTGCGCCCACGAACCGCACACCGTCCTGGCGTCCTCCCTGGGCCCGCTGCTGCGCCTGGGCCGCCTGGACGAGGCCCGCGCGCATCACCTGCGGGGCTTCCGGCTGGTGCGGCCCATGGAGAGCATGCGGGGCGCGTACGCGGACCACGTCGAGTTCTGCGCGCTGACCGGTAACGAGGCGCGCGGCCTGGAACTGCTCGCGGAACGCCCCGCGTACTTCACGGACTCCGGGCAGCCGCGCAGCCAGATGGACTTCCTGGCCGCGGTGACCCTCCTCATGGGCCGGCTCACCGGCCTGGGAATGGGCGCCCAGTCGGTGCCCGGACCGGCCGGGCGCGACTGGACCGCCCGCGAACTCGCCGTCCACGCGCGCGAGGAGGCCCTTTCCCTGTCCGCGCGCTTCGACCTGCGCAACGGCACGTCGTACGTCGGCGACGACGTCCGTGCGCGCATGGACCAGGCTCCCCTGGTGGACCGGCTTCCGCTGGGCGTGCGGGCGGCGAGGGGCATCCCCGCGCCCCGCAGGGCGCCCGTGGAGTCCATGGTGACCGCGACGTCCATGGACTCCCCGGACCAGCAGACCGACGCCCCGGGCGACCTGCCCGCGCTGCTCGCCGACGCGCGCCGGATGTCGGACGCGCTGCTTCCGCACGCGATGGAGGCGTGGGCAGCCGTCTGGCGGGCCGCCGAGGACGTCGAGCTACCGGCGGCCGACCGGGCGGAGATCGTCGACCACAGGGCCATGGAGGGCGGTCCTGAGGGCATCGCACTCTTCGAGCGGGCCGCCGAGCTGTACGCCGAGGCCGGCGACCCCGGCGAGGCTCTGGCCGCCCGCGCCCGCGCCGCGTACGCACGCGCCCTGGAGGGCGACGTCGACGCGGCCCTGACGGCCGTTTCCGAGCCGTACGAGGAGGTCCTCGCGCTCTACTCCGACGAGGGCACCGGCGTACGGCAGGCCGCGGCCGTCCTGATGGGACGCGCCCGCATCCTCATGCGGCAGGTCGAGGAGACCGGAACCGACCAGTCCCTGGCCGCCGCCGAGAACGCCGTACGGGAGCTGCTGGCGTTCGTCGACGGGCACGCCGGGGACGATGTGCGGCTCGCCTCACGCGGCGCGGAGGCCCAGGCCATGCTCGGGGAACTGGCGACGCGCACCGGCGATCTGGCGAGGGCCGCGGAGCTCTTCGCCCGGTCCACGGAGGCGTTCGTCGCGGCGGGGCTGCCGTGGTTCGCGGTGGAGTACGAGGCCCGGCTGGCCGGACTCGCCCACCATCTGGGCGACGTCGCCGGGGCCGAGCGGGCGCTGCGGGGAGCCCTGGAACACGGCGGGGCGTATCTGGAGGCGGCGGGCCAGGCCCAGCTGAACCTGCAGCTCGCCGAGATCCTCGGGGCGCGCGACGAGGTCACCGAGGCCGCGGACCGCGCCCTGGATGCCGCGCACTGGGCCGACGAGGCGGGCGAGGGCCCGACCCTGGGCGCCTGGGCCCGGCATCTGCTCGGCGGTTTCCTGCTGCGGCAGGGCCGGTGGGCGGAGGCGGCCGAGGTACTGGAGTCGGCGCTGCCCGACCTCGGCACCGAGACGCACGGCGACGGCGCGGTCGTACAGACGCTGTGGTGGCTCGGCGACTGTCTGGGCGAGCTGGGCGAGCACCGTGAGTCCGCCGAACGCCGGCTGAAGGCCGCGGAGATCGCCCGGCACTGGCCCGAGCAGCAGGACCACGCGACCCTCGCCCACCTCGCCGCCGAGTCCCTCGGCCTCGCCGGGCTGCCCGCCGAGGCCGACCAGGCCTACGAACGCGCCGGCGATCTGTGGGACTCGCTCGGAAACGTGCACGGCCTGGTGCGAGCCCTGCGCGCCCGCGCGTGGCTCGCGCTGCGCACGGAGGCGGGCCTCGACGGGGCCCGACGACGGATGGGGGACGCGGTCCGCGAGTGCGCGCAGGCCCTTTCCGAGGCGGAGGACCTGGAGTCCCGCGAGCAGCTCGGCGCCGAACTCGCCCACACCCACCGCCAGTTCGGCGACCTGTTGGCCCGCTCGGCCGCCGAGGACGCCGAGGACGGCGCGATCGAGGCCGCGTTCGAGGCGGCGCTGGCCCAGATGACGAAGGCGATCGCCGTGTTCTCCTCCCTCGGCGAGGAGGGCCTCCACGGCCGCACCGGCGCCGAACTGGCCGCGGGCTGGCTGGAGGCGGACCTGAGCCGCCCGTCGGAGGCGGCGGCACGCGCGCGCGGGGTGCTGATCGCGTACGAGGCCTTCGACGACTCCGACGAGGAGGCGGGCGCCCGGCGAGCCGAGGCGGAACAGATGCTGCAACTCATGGAGGAGCAGGAGGCGTAA